A segment of the Neoarius graeffei isolate fNeoGra1 chromosome 5, fNeoGra1.pri, whole genome shotgun sequence genome:
aaggtGTGCAATCGACAGGGCCTTTGACCCGACTAATCACCACTAGTTTGGTGGTGCCAAAGGTTATGGTGACCAAGCTGTTGAGCCAAACAGCGAAAATTGACATTTTTAAATCAATGTAGAATTTCAAAAAACCTAAAGGGTGTGTAATCTCTGCTGGCACAGGCCACATCAACCAGAACCGATTCGGCGTTTTTAAGTTGTATGGGTGCTGAATTGTTGAATGTTTTTTTTCAATGACCAGCCATTTATTcattatataattaaaaaaaagataatgcatccaaaaattacaaaataaaattGCAAGGTGTGCATTTTCAGGGTGACGGCGATATGTCGAGGTCCTCTAATacagtgatatttaaaaaaaaaaaaaaaaacaccccgaaATAAGTCGTCCCAAATTTGCCCTGTTCATTCGGCCACGAACAGACACTCCTCCAAGTCGATCTGGAGCTTCGACTGACGTTCCACTCTGTACTGTACCACGAATCGGCGCTTCCAAGTTGGCAGCGCGAATATCCGACACTACGGTCTCTCTCTAGCTGCGTCACTCACGATTTAACTCCTCTTGACTTTCTTTCTCTCTAACTGTACGAACCCAAGGCAGCATTTTGTTCTTTGTATCTCtccctgggggcggcacggtggtgtagtggttagcgctgtcgcctcacagcaagaaggtccgggttcgagccccgtggccggcgagggcctttctgtgcggagtttgcatgttctccccgtgtccgcgtgggtttcctccgggtgctccggtttcccccacagtccaaagacatgcaggttaggttaactggtgactctaaattgaccgtaggtgtgaatgtgagtgtgaatggttgtctgtgtctatgtgtcagccctgtgatgacctggtgacttgtccagggtgtaccccgcctttcgcccgtagtcagctgggataggatccagctcgcctgcgaccctgtagaacaggataaagcggctagagataatgagatgagatgagatctctcccTGGTTTACTCggagaagtgataaaaggaataaATCAGTTGGAGTCATGCTGCTGGAAGGAAATAATTAATTACGACAGGGTGGCGTGAGGAAGTGGAGTCACTTTCACCACGACAATTTATACACTTAAAAGGAACACTttcggaccaatcagaattgagaattcagtaACACTAGGGTTTGGGTCATAACGGGAACATGAGAGAGAGTTCGTCTGTCAGTTCtcttgaaaacacacacacacacacagtgtgttgtCGTAGTTGGTAATGATAAATCCAGGGTCACACATCCTCCAGGATTTCCTTCACTTCCTTTTGGTGATCATTaaaccagatgtgtgtgtgtgtgtgtgtgtgtgtgtgtgtaggagcatGTTTACGTATGCGAATGCACGCCATCCCGCCCCTGAAGCAGGTGGACCGGTGGACGGAGAAGAGGAGCATGTTCGGTGTCTATGACAACATCGGCATTCTGGGTGAGAATGTCTCTCGCACGCCTCACTGTTCGTTATCAGTCAGCTCGGCTCTGTACAGGCTTTCAGTTACCACAGTAACCGTCACGACTACACTGTGCACCACGTCATACCAAAATACtcgtttctgattggctggcaggtGTGCCTTCATTTACGATAGAAGAATGCCTGGAATGTCGATTTGGTCACtttaggctaaaaaaaaaaaaaatagtgtgtttccggtaacatgaaatactaaaataaggtcggtaggtaagaaaaagtttttttttttcttaatttttttttttattttgttcgaaaaaattaacacaagtaaacatcttacaaaatagtattttggcacagaatcctttataccacacatcataataaaataaaagtgttttaaatctttaaacgaataaaaaaaaatatcgcaagagttcgagttatgatctacggaagcgtattgctgccacactcaaaattggcttagaatcaagtaattacgtgaaaagatattgttaacaaaggtatcacgtttttacaatatatttatcatgtaataacatcaccAAATTTCATGATACAaacttatcacgttatttcatgatattttcatgtaataacgtgaaaacaccttatcaagaaataacgtgaaaataacgtcctaggctaggctacttccattaaaagcagacagcctagcctagcctactgtagaacttgggtcgagcaaaaacaccgagcaaaaacatggctgaatcctgaatgactcctatttgtataaataggggactacataggcggcaaaatgtagtgtttttccctgccatggaagtgcacttgtatactgaagaggaagcaatttgcattacagccttgaatgaggattcaaaatggcggctcggctcagttttcccttcctccttcagtatagagatcttgcagtcacgtgaccggaaagtacacaacccccatcttgtcggtcaaaaacacagctgaatactgctgcactcgtgtacagaatggatcaatttcaaccgacggactacacggatcatttttctaatgaacagataactagatatatgtctaaaataaacgatctacagatttgtgacccttatggctttccggacggagttttcacgaccggattttgaactgccagtggaatacccggacgtgtatgattacctcattaactttccctcgctgttcagtggtgaagcactgcgtgcttataaatctctgcacagttatctttacagaaattcaggatttgtcagcgactcagatgtggcatcttgtaaacaagaatcctcattggatgggtaagtcacttaagtattgagtatagcactgaccagccgattatagaatagaataaggtaattccagctgtaattccaaatcgtccgtcttgtttacatggatctggcgttggagaggtagaggcttggcagtggaggtttgagtagctgttttctgagcttagtcaacaggccggctctgcctgtagcctcgcttttgcttccgctcccggcgccgcctccttcactttgcttccaataacaatccacggagaccccgctggtctcgctatctcgtccggaatgttttttttcctcgtccggaatgttgtgcatgtgatggaaatcgctacaaaccgtcattttctgctggaaacccatgtccagtaagtccatacggttgtagtggatattgaagtccggtacagacgaacaacacgcaaaaatacacacaaaaaccataacaaacgtgcacaggtagggagagcttgtagccgcagccattgtagtagaattgtatatagtagggttttccagaagtaaaagcagaagtagaaccagaagtagaaggcggaatatggcgtttgaccgacacgatggcgtctgtcacaatctggatcggctgtgacgtcacatgcaagtgcgcttccatgtttatgcaggagggcttatAGAAGTggtgaaacattttactttttatcgtttctttcacaacttgaatgcgttgaaacaaaaaattgacaaactaacaccgcttacactaaaatatcgagggaaatttgtaataaaaactttacggtcgggaatttcgacgcggaaattctcgatcagtcgggttaccggaaacacacttttttttttggccttaccgtGTTCACTATggtagtggtaaaaaaaaaaaatgtctcgcACAGTCAACAGTTTTGAAAATGATGTCAATGCCTTAATGCCGCCAATGTGTTTACAAGGATCAATTTCAATCGCCACGACCACGTGTGAGAACACGGCAGCCgccattttcccagtgagtgacaaaaacttccggttcacgcggttgggttatatgtaaaagtcgcgactggaggaaaaaaaaaaaaaaagtttagggtcggtcgggtaaccggaaacacacttttttttttttggccttatactCTGTAACCATGACAACACTGATTTAAGTCACTATCAAAATGGTGTACGCTTGTCGGCTTCCAGGCTGCTGATTATTTCTCTTTTCCCTCAGTGGCACAAACAGAAAGCAGTTACTGTACGAGCGCCAGTCACCATAGCAACCGTAACACATTCCAGCAAGGGCGAGAAAGTTTCATCCCATCGAATTGTTCCTTTCAGGTGATTTTAAAGCCCACCCTAAAGAATTGATCAGAGGGCCTGTGTGGCTGCAGGGTTTCCGCGGTAACGAGTACCAGCGGCTGATGCGCAAGAAGAGGATGGTGGGAGATCGCATGATGACGGAGGACAAACACTTGCTGGAGAAGAGACTGCGCTTCCTGTATCGCCGCTTCAACCGCTACGGCAAACACCGAtagatgtgtgcgtgtgtgttgaattaaataaaaatgtaaaagttCCATCACATTCTGCCATGTTTCTGAATTGTTTTCCAAAAGTTAACAGACCAAAGTCGTACTGTAATCAGAatattacagacaatacgaacattacagctgtttttaaaaaatgaagcaTGATTGTATTATCGCCAATCATTAATGACACGTTTACAGTTAGAATAATAAATAATTTTACATTTAAAAAGGACACTTAAGCTAAAATAGAAATGTACCCAAGTTTCGAGGCTAATGTACGAGCAGCAAACAAATAAAGGAAGCTTATAGCTACCGGTTTTGCATTTTAATGCAAACTTGTATGCTTGGGGGGAATAATTTGGCTAAAACGAACTACGTTTTCATCTGAATAATGTCTTATGCACAGTTCTGCTTTTGAACTTCAGGCCACGCCCCCGACAACCATGTTTCTTGACAACACGGTGCGTCGTGATTTAGATATGCAGGTTCTGCAGGACCAAACCGGTGGCCGTAAGCTTCCTCGACTTATCGAATCAGCCTCGTATCTTCAAGTCTTCATTTCTAAACCACATTTTAGCATGTACACACTTCCTGTTCAGACTGGGGTAGGTGGAGCTCAGTGCGAGAGGGAGTTTGGGCTCGGGAACGCCGTGAACGGAGTCTCAGACATCACACACAGCTCCGAGTCGGCCTACAACGCAAAGTGGAGATGCACTTTTGATTTACGCTTTGAACATTTGAGACACTGTGTTGAGTCTCACTAAGAGTTTCCTCTCACCTGAGcgtctctttctttctcctttggaACCCGATGCCGCTTTTTCTTCACTCCGAATGCTGATTGGTTGGTGACGGACGGCGAGGAGCCATCGTCATCTCCTCCAGGGGTGCCATCTAAAGTGGTTCCGCCCTCATCCTGTGAAAACAGGCATGTCATTGGTGCTTTATTCTTATGACATGGTTATTAGTGTTCTTAGGTGTTATACAGGATGTGTATCACTTCGAGTGGTATTGTGAGCTCGGCGTTCCTGTAATCATCTCCGTGTGCGTCCAGAGTCTT
Coding sequences within it:
- the mrpl51 gene encoding large ribosomal subunit protein mL51; the protein is MSVLGIVLNTGVSLWRNSLQLCATHLHTGACLRMRMHAIPPLKQVDRWTEKRSMFGVYDNIGILGDFKAHPKELIRGPVWLQGFRGNEYQRLMRKKRMVGDRMMTEDKHLLEKRLRFLYRRFNRYGKHR